From one Comamonas piscis genomic stretch:
- the rpsB gene encoding 30S ribosomal protein S2, whose amino-acid sequence MSVTMREMLEAGVHFGHQTRFWNPKMGQYIFGSRNKIHIINLEKSLPLFQDAQKFVKQLTANRGTVLMVGTKRQARETLAAEAQRAGVPYVDQRWLGGMLTNFKTVKTSIKRLKDMKAQQETGLESMSKKEQLMFARELQKLEKDIGGIQDMNALPDAIFVIDVGYHKIAIAEAKKLGIPLIGVVDTNHNPEGIDYVIPGNDDSAKAVELYARGIADAILEGRANAVNEVVKAASGEEGDEFVEVEDTAA is encoded by the coding sequence ATGTCCGTTACGATGCGCGAGATGCTGGAAGCCGGCGTCCACTTTGGCCACCAAACCCGTTTCTGGAACCCCAAGATGGGCCAGTACATTTTTGGTAGCCGCAACAAGATTCACATCATCAACCTGGAAAAGAGCCTGCCTCTGTTCCAGGACGCACAAAAGTTCGTCAAGCAGCTGACCGCCAACCGCGGTACCGTGCTGATGGTCGGCACCAAGCGCCAAGCGCGCGAAACCCTGGCTGCCGAAGCACAACGTGCTGGCGTGCCTTACGTCGACCAACGCTGGTTGGGCGGCATGCTGACCAACTTCAAGACCGTCAAGACCTCGATCAAGCGTCTGAAGGATATGAAGGCTCAGCAAGAAACCGGTCTGGAATCCATGAGCAAGAAAGAGCAACTGATGTTTGCTCGCGAACTGCAAAAGCTGGAAAAGGACATCGGCGGCATTCAAGACATGAACGCTCTGCCTGATGCCATTTTCGTGATCGACGTGGGCTACCACAAGATTGCCATCGCTGAAGCCAAGAAGCTGGGCATTCCTCTGATCGGCGTGGTTGACACCAACCACAACCCAGAAGGTATCGACTACGTGATCCCAGGTAACGATGACTCGGCCAAGGCTGTGGAGCTGTATGCTCGCGGTATCGCTGACGCGATCCTGGAAGGCCGTGCCAACGCCGTGAACGAAGTGGTCAAGGCTGCTTCCGGCGAAGAAGGCGACGAGTTTGTGGAAGTGGAAGACACCGCTGCTTAA
- a CDS encoding NAD(P)/FAD-dependent oxidoreductase, producing the protein MKIAIVGAGIAGIATAFELMEAGNEVSVFEQHRAAGEEASFAPSGLMWPCAINPWGATAFHQALQLGLTRPAFSELQVQGSMLSAPRRWARRQQAFAKKQRDREFLPDLQALELLAMQRMQHVQEMLDISAQFSQGLLLPLRKEPGAAALYELTRRLSAAHIDYRRCNEEETRSIEPGLATDIQLAGAIHLPEAWSGNGRLFSQGLLQALQTHGLQVHTQHAVSGINSTASGASLQLPSGEQHFDAVVLCAGADTNRLLRPHHVQLPSAPIYSYSASIQISEESLAPRHAVIDLENNMILTRQGSRLRISGGAELGYPDSPERTEDARHALVSVLLEWFPGCIQPSQSILQMWRGARLTMADGLPVVGASGIPHIWLNTAHGGMGWGLSMGCAHHVRQRLMGQSSSVEPEALELQRLR; encoded by the coding sequence ATGAAAATTGCGATCGTTGGAGCAGGCATTGCGGGAATAGCAACCGCCTTCGAGCTGATGGAGGCCGGCAACGAGGTCAGTGTTTTTGAACAGCACCGTGCTGCTGGCGAGGAAGCCAGTTTTGCCCCTTCGGGCCTGATGTGGCCTTGTGCCATCAATCCCTGGGGCGCCACGGCCTTCCACCAGGCGCTACAGCTGGGCCTGACGCGCCCTGCCTTCTCGGAGTTGCAGGTGCAAGGCAGCATGCTCTCGGCACCGCGCCGCTGGGCACGGCGCCAGCAAGCCTTTGCCAAAAAACAGCGCGACCGCGAGTTCCTGCCCGACCTGCAGGCACTGGAGCTTCTGGCCATGCAGCGCATGCAGCATGTGCAGGAGATGCTGGACATCAGCGCCCAGTTCAGCCAGGGCCTCTTGCTGCCGCTGCGCAAGGAGCCCGGTGCAGCGGCTTTGTATGAGCTCACTCGCCGCCTGTCGGCCGCGCATATTGATTACCGCCGCTGCAACGAGGAAGAAACCCGCAGCATCGAGCCCGGCCTGGCCACCGATATACAACTGGCCGGCGCCATCCATTTGCCCGAGGCCTGGTCCGGCAACGGCCGCCTTTTCTCACAAGGGCTGCTGCAGGCACTGCAAACGCATGGCTTGCAAGTGCACACCCAGCATGCCGTCAGCGGCATCAACAGCACCGCCAGCGGTGCCAGCTTGCAGCTACCCAGTGGTGAGCAGCACTTTGATGCCGTGGTTCTCTGCGCGGGCGCAGATACCAACCGCCTGCTGCGCCCCCACCATGTGCAGTTGCCCAGCGCGCCTATCTATAGTTACAGCGCCAGCATCCAGATCAGCGAGGAGTCGCTGGCTCCGCGCCACGCGGTCATCGATCTGGAAAACAACATGATCCTGACCCGCCAGGGATCGAGGCTGCGCATCAGCGGCGGCGCCGAGCTGGGCTACCCTGACAGCCCGGAGCGCACCGAGGATGCCCGCCACGCACTGGTCAGCGTCCTGCTCGAATGGTTCCCAGGCTGCATCCAGCCCAGCCAATCCATCTTGCAGATGTGGCGCGGCGCCCGCCTAACCATGGCGGACGGCCTGCCGGTGGTGGGCGCCTCCGGCATTCCGCATATCTGGCTCAACACGGCCCACGGCGGCATGGGCTGGGGACTGTCGATGGGCTGCGCCCACCATGTGCGCCAGCGCCTGATGGGCCAAAGCAGCAGCGTAGAGCCCGAGGCTCTGGAGCTGCAACGCCTGCGCTAA
- a CDS encoding NAD(P)H-hydrate dehydratase: MHPTAADLPYPALLSSQQLRARETRLARQLPPYSLMARAGAATARLALAIAPHARHIWVVCGAGNNGGDGLEAAIHLQAAGKTVHLSLMQTGDKPLPSDAAQALQRAQAAGLRIGDQAPGHFDLAIDALWGIGLRADRSSPADGPMLDWLQQLMQTEKDVLCMDTPSGLLADTGAWLPWLAAQVPPSPKGRRFTLSMLTLKPGLFTLQGRDWAGEVWLAPLSAGNPLWRSDQIPATDITVSDCGQLVTHARSPALAHDSHKGIFGDVGVLGGQSASSDGQGMEGAAILAASAALHAGAGRVMLHLLGSHPASPRPTGVVADIMLRSLEAMRALRGSLVCGCGGGSQVVQVIPQALQHPGSLVLDADALNAIAAQPQLQQALVQRAATADNRGITVLTPHPLELARLLGTDTPAIQSDRIGAARQAAQQWQCLVVLKGSGTVVAAPNGRYAINHSGNARLAIGGTGDVLAGCIGAHLAALPPGSSWADGWQPLLNAVWLHGHAADTWPLGRMLTASRLAHSLHRPG, translated from the coding sequence ATGCACCCCACTGCCGCCGACCTGCCCTACCCTGCACTGCTCAGCAGCCAACAGCTACGAGCGCGCGAAACCCGCCTTGCCCGCCAGCTCCCGCCTTACAGCTTGATGGCCCGCGCAGGCGCCGCTACCGCCAGGCTGGCCCTGGCCATCGCACCCCATGCGCGGCATATCTGGGTGGTCTGCGGCGCTGGCAACAATGGCGGCGACGGGCTGGAAGCCGCCATTCATTTGCAGGCTGCTGGCAAGACCGTACATCTGTCACTAATGCAGACCGGCGACAAACCGCTGCCCAGCGATGCCGCTCAGGCACTGCAACGCGCCCAAGCGGCAGGCTTGCGCATCGGCGACCAGGCTCCCGGCCATTTCGACCTGGCCATTGATGCCCTGTGGGGCATTGGCTTGCGCGCTGACCGTTCCAGCCCAGCCGATGGCCCCATGCTCGACTGGCTGCAGCAGCTGATGCAGACCGAGAAAGATGTGCTGTGCATGGATACCCCTTCGGGCTTGCTGGCCGATACCGGCGCCTGGCTGCCCTGGCTGGCAGCGCAGGTGCCACCCAGCCCCAAGGGTCGCCGCTTCACCCTCAGCATGCTGACCCTCAAGCCTGGCCTTTTTACACTGCAGGGGCGCGACTGGGCTGGCGAGGTATGGCTCGCACCGCTGAGCGCGGGCAACCCCCTCTGGCGCAGTGACCAGATTCCTGCAACCGACATTACCGTTTCAGATTGCGGCCAGCTCGTCACCCACGCCCGCTCGCCTGCGCTAGCCCATGACAGCCACAAAGGCATTTTTGGCGATGTCGGCGTGCTCGGCGGCCAAAGCGCGAGCAGCGACGGCCAGGGCATGGAAGGCGCCGCTATTTTGGCCGCCAGCGCAGCGCTGCATGCCGGTGCAGGCAGGGTCATGCTCCATCTGCTGGGCAGCCACCCCGCATCGCCCCGGCCCACGGGGGTCGTGGCCGACATCATGCTGCGATCGCTGGAAGCCATGCGCGCACTGCGTGGCAGCCTTGTCTGCGGTTGTGGTGGCGGCAGCCAAGTAGTCCAGGTGATTCCCCAGGCTTTGCAGCACCCGGGCAGCCTGGTCTTGGATGCCGATGCGCTCAATGCCATCGCCGCACAACCCCAGCTGCAGCAAGCGCTAGTGCAACGGGCAGCGACCGCAGACAACAGGGGCATCACCGTGCTCACTCCCCACCCGCTGGAGCTGGCAAGGTTGCTGGGCACGGACACCCCAGCCATTCAAAGCGACCGCATTGGCGCAGCCCGGCAAGCGGCGCAGCAGTGGCAGTGCCTGGTAGTGCTCAAAGGCAGCGGCACGGTGGTGGCTGCACCGAATGGGCGCTACGCCATCAACCACAGCGGCAATGCGCGCCTGGCGATTGGGGGCACCGGCGATGTGCTGGCCGGCTGCATTGGGGCGCACTTGGCGGCGCTACCGCCGGGCAGCAGCTGGGCAGATGGCTGGCAGCCGCTGCTCAATGCCGTTTGGCTGCATGGCCATGCGGCCGATACCTGGCCGCTGGGCCGGATGCTGACGGCTTCGCGCCTGGCGCACAGCCTGCATCGCCCGGGCTAG
- a CDS encoding SDR family oxidoreductase: protein MTEKTRKIAVVTGAGTGIGRAAALALMKDGWSVVLAGRREQPLQEVAGHAADANQALVVPTDVADPVAVKALFDTAITQFGRVDMLFNNAGRGAPAVPIDELPIETWQDVVNVNLNGMFYCLQQAFRVMRQQSPMGGRIINNGSISAHAPRPMSIAYTATKHAVMGLTKTAALDGRKYNIAVGQIDVGNAGTELAMRMTQGVMQAHGEIAPEPLMDVDVVGQSVLYMANLPLECNVLFHTVMATKMPFVGRG from the coding sequence ATGACCGAGAAGACGCGCAAGATTGCGGTGGTGACCGGTGCGGGCACCGGAATTGGCCGCGCAGCGGCGCTGGCCTTGATGAAAGATGGCTGGTCTGTGGTGCTGGCGGGCCGCCGCGAGCAGCCTTTGCAGGAAGTGGCTGGTCACGCAGCCGATGCCAACCAGGCTCTGGTGGTACCCACCGATGTGGCCGATCCGGTCGCAGTGAAGGCCTTGTTCGATACAGCGATCACGCAGTTTGGCCGGGTGGACATGCTGTTCAACAACGCCGGGCGCGGTGCACCAGCGGTGCCGATTGACGAGCTGCCGATCGAGACCTGGCAGGATGTGGTCAATGTCAACCTGAACGGCATGTTCTATTGCCTGCAGCAGGCGTTCCGCGTGATGCGCCAGCAGTCGCCCATGGGTGGCCGCATTATCAACAACGGCTCGATCTCGGCCCATGCGCCCCGGCCCATGTCGATTGCCTACACTGCCACCAAGCATGCGGTGATGGGCTTGACGAAGACGGCCGCGCTCGATGGCCGCAAGTACAACATCGCTGTGGGTCAGATAGATGTGGGCAATGCCGGCACCGAGCTGGCGATGCGCATGACCCAGGGCGTCATGCAGGCGCATGGCGAGATCGCCCCCGAGCCGCTGATGGATGTGGATGTCGTGGGCCAGTCGGTGCTCTACATGGCCAACTTGCCGCTGGAATGCAATGTGCTGTTCCATACGGTGATGGCGACCAAGATGCCTTTTGTGGGGCGCGGCTAA
- the rnr gene encoding ribonuclease R, whose translation MYIKKTASKTGADNLSEEIEGVVQGHREGHGFVIRDDNESDIYIPANEMRAVLHRDRVRARIARTDRRGRPEGRIVEIIERSAQPIIGRLLQESGVWLVAPEDKRYGQDVLIPNGAIGAAKTGQVVVVELTEPPALFGQPVGRVIEVLGEIDDAGMEIEIAVRKYGVPHEFSPECLALAKKLPDKVRLADRKARIDLTDIPLVTIDGEDARDFDDAVYCEPTKIGRTKGWRLLVAIADVSHYVQNGNAIDVDAYDRATSVYFPRRVIPMLPEKLSNGLCSLNPNVERLCMVADMLVSADGEVQAYQFYPAVMHSHARFTYTEVAAILANTRGQEAIKRKERVADLLNLHDVYKALLLARGRRGAVDFETTETQIICDENGRIEKIVPRTRTEAHRLIEEAMLAANVCAADFIQQGGQPGLFRVHEGPTPEKQDILRGYLKAMGVGMSISDDPKPAEYQAIAQATKDRPDAQQIHTMLLRSMQQAIYTPINSGHFGLGYEAYTHFTSPIRRYPDLLVHRVIKAILAGKRYQLPLLPTPGEAEAKLAKRLASRVAAPKQKLQAERVQRVSREVQAWEAAGLHCSANERRADEASRDVEAWLKCKYMREHLGEEYGGTVSAVTSFGLFVTLDQLYVEGLIHITELGGDYFRFDEMRQELRGERTGIRYTIGTRLQIQVSRVDLDARKIDFRLVREGEDGSKTAASPARAAKVATSPGSRQRDGRDEAYDAQRASLKRSKAKGAPHGASKPRGNDRSAGASKQPGQKTPRKRR comes from the coding sequence TTGTATATCAAAAAAACGGCTTCCAAAACAGGAGCAGATAATTTGTCAGAAGAAATTGAAGGTGTAGTCCAAGGCCACCGTGAAGGCCACGGCTTTGTGATCCGGGATGACAACGAGAGCGACATCTACATCCCCGCCAATGAAATGCGCGCCGTGCTGCACCGTGATCGGGTACGCGCCCGCATCGCGCGCACCGACCGCCGCGGCCGCCCTGAAGGCCGCATTGTTGAAATCATCGAACGCTCTGCGCAACCCATCATTGGTCGCTTGCTGCAGGAAAGCGGCGTCTGGCTGGTAGCGCCTGAAGACAAGCGCTACGGCCAGGATGTACTGATCCCCAATGGCGCCATCGGCGCCGCCAAGACCGGCCAGGTCGTGGTGGTTGAGCTGACTGAGCCGCCGGCATTGTTTGGCCAGCCGGTGGGCCGCGTGATCGAGGTGCTCGGCGAGATCGACGACGCCGGCATGGAGATCGAGATTGCGGTGCGCAAATATGGCGTGCCCCATGAGTTCTCGCCAGAATGCCTGGCCCTGGCCAAGAAGCTGCCCGACAAAGTGCGGCTGGCAGACCGCAAGGCACGCATTGACCTGACCGATATTCCGCTGGTCACCATCGATGGTGAAGATGCGCGCGACTTTGACGATGCCGTCTACTGCGAGCCCACCAAGATTGGCCGGACCAAGGGCTGGCGCCTGTTGGTGGCGATTGCTGATGTGAGCCACTATGTGCAGAACGGCAATGCCATCGATGTCGATGCCTACGACCGTGCTACCAGCGTCTACTTTCCGCGCCGCGTCATCCCGATGCTGCCCGAGAAGCTCTCCAATGGCCTGTGCTCGTTGAACCCGAATGTGGAACGCCTGTGCATGGTCGCCGATATGCTGGTCTCCGCCGATGGCGAGGTACAGGCCTACCAGTTTTACCCGGCGGTGATGCACAGCCATGCGCGCTTTACCTATACCGAGGTAGCAGCCATCTTGGCCAATACCCGGGGGCAAGAGGCGATCAAGCGCAAGGAGCGCGTAGCCGACCTGCTCAACCTGCACGATGTCTACAAGGCCTTGCTGCTGGCGCGGGGCCGCCGTGGCGCGGTGGATTTTGAGACCACCGAGACCCAGATCATCTGTGACGAGAACGGCCGTATCGAGAAGATCGTGCCGCGCACCCGCACCGAGGCGCACCGCCTGATTGAAGAGGCCATGCTGGCGGCCAACGTCTGCGCGGCTGACTTTATCCAGCAAGGTGGCCAGCCGGGTCTGTTCCGCGTGCACGAGGGCCCCACGCCCGAGAAGCAAGACATTTTGCGCGGCTACCTGAAGGCCATGGGTGTGGGCATGTCGATCAGCGACGACCCCAAGCCTGCCGAATACCAGGCCATTGCACAGGCCACCAAGGACCGCCCCGACGCCCAGCAGATCCACACCATGCTGCTGCGCTCGATGCAGCAGGCGATCTACACGCCGATCAACAGCGGCCACTTTGGTTTGGGCTACGAGGCCTATACCCACTTCACCAGCCCGATCCGCCGTTACCCGGATTTGCTGGTACACCGCGTCATCAAGGCCATTTTGGCGGGCAAGCGCTACCAGTTGCCCTTGCTGCCCACGCCGGGCGAGGCTGAGGCCAAGCTGGCCAAGCGCCTGGCCAGCCGCGTGGCAGCACCCAAGCAAAAGCTGCAGGCCGAGCGGGTGCAGCGCGTCTCGCGCGAGGTGCAAGCCTGGGAAGCCGCTGGCCTGCACTGCAGCGCCAACGAGCGTCGCGCCGATGAGGCCAGCCGCGATGTCGAGGCCTGGCTCAAGTGCAAGTACATGCGCGAGCACCTGGGTGAGGAATACGGCGGGACCGTCTCTGCGGTCACCTCGTTTGGCTTGTTTGTGACCTTGGACCAGCTCTATGTCGAAGGCCTGATCCACATCACCGAGCTGGGTGGGGACTACTTCCGCTTTGACGAGATGCGCCAGGAACTGCGCGGCGAGCGCACCGGCATCCGCTACACCATCGGCACCCGCTTGCAGATCCAGGTCAGCCGCGTGGATCTGGATGCGCGCAAGATCGACTTCCGCCTGGTGCGCGAGGGTGAAGACGGCTCCAAAACCGCGGCATCGCCCGCACGTGCTGCCAAGGTGGCAACGTCTCCAGGCAGTCGCCAGCGTGACGGCCGCGATGAGGCCTATGATGCCCAGCGTGCCAGCCTCAAGCGAAGCAAGGCCAAGGGCGCGCCGCATGGCGCCAGCAAGCCGCGTGGCAACGACCGCAGCGCCGGTGCCAGCAAACAGCCGGGACAGAAGACACCGCGCAAACGCCGCTGA
- a CDS encoding DUF349 domain-containing protein, which produces MFPFISRNKTPETPEPTPAPAKAAAAPHPLDGVTGGAFSAATSGERAAKVREWLGTNPGAEQLQEVFKELSARDKGAAKAIRERLEELRRAKGQEAIAAEWAEKAGKLLGASKLNIADALAWQRDAAKAGAPLSKEPLAALKIQLADRIKTIEDLQHRVQVQREAAVLLAQRVEVLSTKSYKDAQGAEAALATDVQHWQDQAAVLEGDASWGSVEARYPTMLDASKSQLLVVWDAFQSALKLTLAAAEDAQAALPTVPVWADEIRAGRGLPTEAEQAAARAAAAKPPADPQEAKRGKHAVQEALKALQAHTAEGHGKGASNAAQQLRAVLKQHGKQIDQELESQVNTALIAAGELEGWQRWSTDKVREELLAKAQGLLARPEGQELGGRKLQEALRQLREDWKKADQSGPTNHALWKKFDEACNAAYKHVEVWLSKVREEGAKHRAEREALIAELKAWVEAHKASTDWKRVQRDLFQFGDRWRASGHVGEKAYAELQDAWKAAHHAATAPLHAAQKASIARRDAMIAQAVELAAAPNLNIDAVRELQRQWQTEAQGVPMDRRHEQKLWDAFRKPLDEAFARKTQQRERVQHHMSARDQAVLDASKALEAANHSGDAAQIQAALDGLQQALQAQQAPVEQAPAAAPAPVVAPAVIAEPEAEPAEAETNGGADAQAPQEGTEPQAEEAAAPAAAPAPVAKPVIAQRSGDDRPGMRRDAPAAPAGRGGKPGGDRRDSRDGRDSRGPRPDRGQERRGPDDRFGRGDRMDRAPREDRGPRLGDAAFRAQRDAVEHAQAALRKLATQAHGQALTQMMDAWSQRNAELLPNAQDLGRLASGARNSWGQAIAAPAAGDGREAMLRLEMAAEVPTPAEHITARRALQLQLLTRRNDPSPQETWQQDVAKVLASSSDEAVARRLQNALKALLKK; this is translated from the coding sequence ATGTTCCCCTTTATCTCGCGCAACAAGACGCCCGAAACCCCTGAGCCAACCCCCGCACCTGCCAAGGCGGCCGCTGCACCCCATCCTCTGGATGGCGTCACCGGTGGTGCTTTTTCGGCAGCCACCTCGGGCGAGCGCGCGGCCAAGGTGCGCGAATGGCTGGGCACCAACCCTGGCGCAGAGCAGCTCCAGGAAGTGTTCAAAGAGCTGTCTGCCCGCGACAAGGGTGCTGCCAAGGCCATCCGCGAGCGCCTGGAAGAGCTGCGCCGCGCCAAAGGCCAGGAAGCCATCGCCGCCGAATGGGCAGAAAAGGCAGGCAAGCTGCTGGGCGCTTCCAAGCTGAACATTGCCGACGCACTGGCCTGGCAGCGCGATGCGGCCAAGGCCGGCGCCCCGCTGTCCAAGGAGCCCCTGGCTGCGCTGAAGATCCAGCTGGCCGACCGCATCAAAACCATTGAAGACCTGCAGCACCGCGTGCAGGTGCAGCGCGAAGCTGCCGTGCTGCTGGCCCAGCGCGTCGAAGTGCTGTCCACCAAATCGTACAAGGATGCGCAAGGCGCTGAAGCCGCTTTGGCCACCGACGTGCAGCACTGGCAAGACCAGGCTGCCGTGCTGGAAGGCGATGCCAGCTGGGGCAGCGTGGAAGCGCGCTATCCGACCATGCTGGATGCCTCCAAGTCGCAGCTGCTGGTGGTCTGGGATGCTTTCCAATCTGCGCTCAAACTGACTTTGGCTGCGGCTGAGGACGCGCAAGCAGCGCTGCCTACCGTGCCAGTCTGGGCCGATGAAATCCGCGCTGGACGTGGCCTGCCCACCGAAGCCGAGCAAGCCGCTGCCCGCGCCGCAGCCGCCAAGCCGCCTGCCGATCCGCAGGAAGCCAAGCGGGGCAAGCATGCCGTGCAAGAAGCCTTGAAGGCTCTGCAAGCCCATACGGCCGAAGGCCATGGCAAGGGCGCATCCAATGCAGCGCAGCAGTTGCGTGCTGTCCTCAAGCAACACGGCAAGCAGATCGACCAGGAGCTGGAATCGCAAGTCAATACCGCGCTGATCGCTGCGGGCGAGCTGGAAGGCTGGCAGCGCTGGAGCACGGACAAGGTGCGTGAGGAGCTGCTGGCCAAGGCCCAGGGCCTGCTCGCCCGGCCTGAAGGCCAGGAGCTGGGTGGCCGCAAGCTGCAAGAAGCACTGCGCCAATTGCGCGAGGACTGGAAGAAGGCCGACCAAAGCGGCCCTACCAACCATGCGCTGTGGAAGAAATTTGACGAAGCCTGCAACGCTGCCTACAAGCATGTCGAGGTCTGGCTGTCCAAGGTGCGCGAAGAGGGCGCCAAGCACCGCGCCGAGCGCGAGGCGCTGATCGCCGAGCTGAAGGCCTGGGTGGAAGCGCACAAGGCATCGACCGACTGGAAGCGCGTGCAGCGCGATCTGTTCCAGTTTGGCGACCGCTGGCGTGCCAGTGGCCATGTGGGTGAAAAGGCCTATGCTGAGCTGCAAGATGCCTGGAAGGCTGCGCACCATGCCGCCACCGCGCCTTTGCATGCTGCCCAAAAGGCGAGCATTGCACGCCGCGACGCGATGATTGCCCAGGCCGTAGAATTGGCCGCTGCGCCGAACTTGAACATTGACGCAGTGCGCGAGTTGCAACGCCAGTGGCAGACCGAGGCGCAGGGCGTGCCGATGGATCGCCGCCATGAGCAAAAGCTCTGGGATGCGTTCCGCAAGCCGCTGGATGAGGCCTTTGCCCGCAAGACGCAGCAGCGTGAGCGCGTGCAGCACCACATGAGCGCCCGTGACCAGGCCGTGCTCGATGCCTCCAAGGCGCTGGAAGCGGCCAACCACAGCGGTGATGCCGCCCAAATCCAGGCCGCCTTGGACGGTTTGCAGCAAGCGCTGCAGGCCCAGCAAGCGCCTGTGGAGCAAGCTCCCGCTGCTGCCCCAGCGCCCGTGGTTGCGCCAGCGGTCATTGCGGAGCCAGAGGCTGAACCTGCTGAGGCTGAGACAAATGGCGGAGCAGATGCACAAGCGCCGCAAGAAGGTACTGAGCCGCAGGCTGAGGAAGCCGCTGCCCCCGCAGCTGCGCCAGCGCCGGTTGCCAAGCCCGTCATTGCACAGCGCAGTGGCGATGACCGCCCGGGTATGCGCCGCGATGCACCGGCAGCGCCTGCAGGCCGTGGCGGCAAACCTGGTGGCGATCGCCGTGACAGCCGCGATGGCCGCGACAGCCGGGGCCCGCGTCCCGACCGGGGCCAGGAGCGCCGGGGTCCGGACGACCGCTTTGGCCGTGGTGACCGCATGGACCGTGCACCGCGCGAAGACCGTGGCCCACGCCTGGGCGATGCTGCCTTCCGTGCCCAGCGCGATGCGGTGGAACATGCCCAAGCCGCCTTGCGCAAGCTGGCCACCCAGGCCCATGGCCAGGCACTGACCCAGATGATGGATGCCTGGAGCCAGCGCAATGCCGAACTGCTGCCCAACGCCCAGGATCTGGGCCGCTTGGCCAGTGGTGCGCGCAACAGCTGGGGCCAGGCTATTGCGGCGCCTGCCGCTGGGGATGGTCGTGAAGCGATGCTGCGCCTGGAAATGGCGGCTGAAGTGCCAACGCCAGCTGAGCACATCACTGCCCGCCGTGCGCTGCAGTTGCAGCTGCTGACGCGCCGCAATGATCCGTCGCCGCAAGAGACCTGGCAGCAGGACGTGGCCAAGGTGCTGGCGTCAAGCAGCGATGAGGCAGTTGCCCGTCGCCTGCAAAATGCCTTGAAGGCGCTGCTCAAGAAGTAA